One Tunturibacter gelidoferens genomic region harbors:
- a CDS encoding winged helix-turn-helix domain-containing protein, producing MSQTIFVLEDDADISRLVQYHLESAGFTVRPYLAINQILADAERQPPALFLLDIMVPGGDGLDLCRRLRQNPTLSVVPIIFLTARAAENDRVHGLEMGADDYITKPFATRELVARVKAVLRRFERPSSPSVLKFENVEIDASAMQLRVNGELVTTTATEFRLLDYLARHPGRVFSRDHLLDAVWGDARFVTPRSVDVYVRRIREKIEADAETPRYLKTMRGAGYRFEIPKAAQA from the coding sequence GTGAGTCAGACGATTTTTGTTTTGGAAGACGATGCGGATATCTCCCGCCTGGTGCAGTACCACCTGGAGAGCGCCGGTTTTACAGTTCGCCCTTATCTTGCTATCAATCAGATACTTGCCGATGCTGAACGGCAGCCGCCTGCACTTTTTCTGTTGGACATCATGGTCCCCGGTGGCGACGGTCTCGATCTATGCCGACGGCTCCGTCAGAATCCTACCCTCAGCGTGGTTCCGATCATTTTCCTGACGGCACGCGCGGCTGAGAACGACCGCGTCCACGGTCTGGAGATGGGCGCCGACGATTACATCACCAAGCCCTTCGCCACCCGTGAGCTTGTCGCCAGGGTAAAAGCGGTGCTAAGGCGCTTCGAGCGGCCGAGTTCCCCTTCGGTCCTGAAGTTCGAGAATGTGGAGATCGACGCCAGCGCGATGCAGCTTCGCGTGAACGGCGAACTGGTAACGACGACCGCTACGGAGTTTCGGCTTCTCGATTATCTCGCCCGTCATCCCGGGCGTGTTTTTAGTCGCGATCATCTTCTGGACGCGGTGTGGGGCGACGCCCGCTTTGTGACGCCTCGTTCGGTCGACGTTTACGTCCGTCGTATTCGCGAAAAGATCGAGGCCGACGCCGAGACACCGCGCTATTTGAAGACCATGCGTGGCGCGGGCTATCGATTCGAGATTCCTAAGGCGGCACAAGCCTAG
- a CDS encoding response regulator transcription factor — MKQNSNLVLCVDDERIGLEVRKILLERAGYRVLTASDGPTGLAIFSTEPVEAVVLDYSMPGMHGGEIAIQMRQTKPQVPILLLSAYIGLAPEVTSVVDLYMTKGEGAPVLLEKLGSLLQPIS; from the coding sequence ATGAAACAGAACTCCAATCTCGTCCTTTGCGTGGATGACGAACGAATCGGGCTCGAGGTTCGGAAGATTTTGCTGGAACGCGCTGGATACCGAGTGTTGACTGCATCAGATGGACCGACCGGCCTTGCCATCTTCTCAACCGAGCCGGTCGAGGCGGTTGTGTTGGACTACTCCATGCCCGGCATGCACGGCGGCGAAATCGCCATCCAGATGCGTCAGACAAAGCCCCAGGTCCCCATCCTTTTGCTCTCCGCCTACATTGGTCTGGCTCCTGAGGTGACCTCTGTGGTGGATCTCTATATGACTAAGGGAGAAGGTGCGCCTGTTCTTCTGGAAAAACTAGGCAGCCTGCTGCAACCAATCAGTTGA